Proteins encoded within one genomic window of Solea senegalensis isolate Sse05_10M linkage group LG11, IFAPA_SoseM_1, whole genome shotgun sequence:
- the LOC122776949 gene encoding protein ILRUN-like: MEGMDLDLDLDQELMQKFSCMGTTDKDILISEFQRLLGFQLNPAGCAFFLDMTNWNLQAAIGAYYDFESPNISAPCMSFVKDVTIGEGESVPPDTSFTKTWRVQNTGAESWPPGVCLKYVGGDQFGHVNMVMVRSLDPQEMADVSVQMQSPVSPGMYQGQWRMCTATGLYYGDVIWVILSVEVGGLLGVTQQLSSFQAEFNTQPHRSLEGDYNPFASPEKSKCPNSNNNGLHDDSGHRVAEEHWQGSPNQLQQDQNGLSHNSVDIVANSLQSNLSLVSYNQGIQESYPFGHS; encoded by the exons ATGGAGGGcatggacctggacctggacctggaccaggAGCTCATGCAGAAATTCAGCTGCATGGGCACTACAGATAAAGACATCCTGATATCGGAGTTTCAGAGGCTACTTGGATTTCAGCTAAACCCCGCCGGATGCGCCTTCTTTCTGGACATGACCAACTG GAATTTACAGGCAGCCATAGGAGCCTACTATGACTTTGAGAGTCCCAACATTAGCGCACCGTGCATGTCATTTGTGAAGGATGTGACAATTGGTGAGGGTGAGTCCGTTCCACCTGATACATCTTTCACAAAGACCTGGAGGGTACAGAACACAG GTGCAGAGTCATGGCCTCCTGGGGTTTGTCTGAAGTATGTTGGAGGTGATCAGTTTGGTCATGTAAACATGGTGATGGTGAGGTCTTTAGACCCCCAGGAAATGGCTGATGTCAGTGTACAGATGCAGAGCCCTGTTTCTCCTGGCATGTATCAGGGTCAGTGGAGAATGTGCACAGCTACAGGACTTTACTATGGAG ATGTAATCTGGGTGATCCTGAGTGTGGAGGTTGGAGGCCTCCTTGGCGTCACACAGCAGCTTTCTTCTTTCCAAGCTGAGTTCAACACCCAGCCTCACCGCAGCCTGGAAGGAGACTACAACCCATTTGCCTCACCAGAGAAAAGCAAGTGCcccaacagcaacaacaatggcCTCCATGACGACAGCGGTCATAGGGTTGCAGAGGAACATTGGCAGGGAAGCCCAAACCAGCTACAGCAAGATCAGAATGGACTGTCACACAACTCTGTGGATATAGTAGCAAACAGTCTACAAAGCAATCTCTCACTAGTCTCTTATAACCAG GGTATACAGGAGTCCTATCCTTTTGGGCACTCTTAG
- the LOC122776947 gene encoding protein kinase C and casein kinase substrate in neurons protein 1-like produces MSGSYDESAGVDDTMDSFWEVGNYKRAVKRFDDGHRLCNDLMGCLQERAKIEKAYGDQLTAWSKRWRQLIEKGPQYGSVERAWLAVMTEAEKVSDMHQDVKNNLVNEDVEKVKNWQKEAYHKQMIGGFKEAKEAEEGFKKAQKPWAKKLKEMETAKKAYHMACKEEKLAAAREANGKTEASVTPDQQKKLHEKVDKCKQDMQKAKEKYEKSLEELNKCTPQYMECMEQVFDQCQQHEVKRLTFLKEALLDIKRHLNLSENQSYATIYRELERTILSANTQEDLKWFSNNHGPGMHMNWPAFEEYNPDQASAPPKKKKPDGAPPTPSTDHVAPPGDRSSVSSYDKNQAYSTEWSDDEQPAANSGNENGGNGNSFEEDSSSGKAVRVRALYDYDGQEQDELSFKAGDELTKTEDEDEQGWCRGRLDTGQEGLYPANYVEPI; encoded by the exons ATGTCTGGCTCCTACGATGAGAGTGCAGGTGTTGACGACACCATGGACAGTTTCTGGGAG GTGGGGAACTACAAACGTGCTGTCAAGAGATTTGACGATGGCCATCGGCTCTGCAATGACCTTATGGGCTGCCTGCAGGAACGTGCCAAGATAGAAAAAGCCTACGGTGATCAATTAACTGCCTGGTCCAAGAGATGGAGACAGCTCATTGAGAAAG GGCCACAGTACGGTTCCGTGGAGAGAGCCTGGTTGGCTGTGATGACCGAGGCAGAGAAGGTGAGTGACATGCACCAAGACGTGAAGAACAACCTCGTGAACGAGGACGTGGAGAAGGTGAAGAACTGGCAGAAGGAAGCATATCACAAGCAAATGATCGGCGGCTTCAAGGAGGCcaaggaggcggaggagggcTTCAAGAAGGCTCAGAAGCCGTGGGCCAAAAAGCTCAAGGAG ATGGAGACAGCCAAGAAAGCGTACCACATGGCCTGCAAAGAGGAGAAACTGGCTGCAGCCCGAGAGGCCAACGGAAAGACTGAGGCATCTGTCACACCAGACCAGCAGAAGAAACTCCACGAGAAAGTAGATAAATGCAAACAGGACATGCAGAAG GCTAAAGAAAAGTATGAGAAGTCTCTGGAGGAGCTGAACAAGTGCACCCCACAGTACATGGAGTGCATGGAGCAGGTGTTTGACCAGTGCCAACAGCATGAAGTCAAGAGGCTGACCTTCCTGAAGGAGGCCTTACTGGACATCAAACGCCACCTTAACCTCAGTGAGAACCAAAG CTATGCCACAATATACAGAGAACTGGAGCGCACGATCCTGTCTGCAAACACTCAAGAGGACCTGAAGTGGTTCAGCAACAACCACGGCCCTGGCATGCATATGAACTGGCCTGCgtttgag GAGTACAACCCAGACCAGGCCAGTGCTCctccaaagaagaagaaaccagaCGGAGCCCCACCCACTCCAAGCACTGACCATGTGGCTCCACCTGGTGATCGTAGCAG TGTGAGCAGCTATGATAAGAATCAAGCTTACTCCACTGAATGGTCTGATGACGAGCAGCCCGCTGCTAACTCTGGTAACGAGAACGGTGGGAACGGGAACTCTTTCGAAGAGGATTCCAGCTCTGGGAAAGCCGTCCGCGTACGCGCTCTCTATGACTATGACGGCCAAGAGCAGGACGAGCTTTCCTTCAAAGCAG GTGATGAGCTGACCAAGACTGAGGACGAAGACGAGCAAGGCTGGTGTAGAGGGCGTTTGGACACGGGCCAAGAGGGACTGTACCCGGCCAATTACGTCGAGCCTATCTAG
- the LOC122776948 gene encoding SAM pointed domain-containing Ets transcription factor-like isoform X1, with protein MGSPGCEHTGCTTHSPLCFCYPHPNLREAWLDDTDDIKPPRSMLGLPELSWPGVYLPCYDRLVTEENPWVLGVPQTPASATPPSRTPEPSPPAPSQAQDSSSSEVEDRVEERCLEQVQTMVMGEVLKDVDTACKLLNITADPLDWSCVHVQKWLLWTEHLYRLPQISTMFHELTGRDLCSMAEADFRQRSLQFGDILYAHLDIWRSTVAMKERCPPEESKSTAADDESWKDVMCHYPSQPIHLWQFLQELLLKPHNYSRCIRWLNKEKGIFKIEDSAHVARLWGIRKNRPAMNYDKLSRSIRQYYKKGIIRKPDVSRRLVYQFVKPV; from the exons ATGGGGAGTCCAGGTTGTGAACACACAGGTTGCACCACACACTCGCCTCTTTGCTTCTGTTACCCACATCCTAACCTGAGGGAAGCCTGGTTGGATGACACAGACGACATCAAACCGCCCCGCAGTATGTTGGGGCTCCCTGAGCTCAGCTGGCCGGGGGTTTACCTCCCCTGCTACGACCGATTAGTCACGGAGGAGAACCCCTGGGTGCTGGGAGTCCCACAGACCCCCGCGTCTGCCACCCCTCCCTCCAGGACTCCGGAGCCCAGCCCACCTGCACCCAGCCAAGCTCAGgattcttcctcctctgaagtGGAGGACCGGGTGGAGGAGCGCTGTCTGGAGCAAGTCCAGACCATGGTGATGGGAGAGGTGCTGAAAGACGTGGACACAGCCTGCAAGCTGCTCAACATCACAGCAG ATCCATTAGACTGGAGCTGTGTGCACGTGCAGAAGTGGCTGCTCTGGACTGAGCACCTGTATCGGCTGCCACAGATCAGCACAATGTTTCACGAGCTGACTGGGAGGGATCTGTGCTCCATGGCAGAAGCAGACTTCAGACAACGCTCCTTGCAATTTGGAGACATCCTCTATGCTCATCTGGACATCTGGAGATCAA ctgtAGCAATGAAGGAGCGCTGCCCACCAGAGGAGAGCAAATCTA CAGCTGCAGATGATGAATCCTGGAAAGATGTGATGTGCCACTACCCCAGCCAGCCCATCCACCTGTGGCAGTTCCTTCAAGAGCTGCTCCTCAAACCACACAACTACAGCCGCTGCATCCGCTGGCTCAACAAAGAGAAAG GAATTTTCAAAATAGAAGACTCGGCTCACGTGGCCCGGCTATGGGGCATCAGAAAGAATCGTCCAGCTATGAACTATGACAAACTGAGTCGCTCTATACGCCAGTACTACAAAAAGGGAATCATTCGAAAGCCCGATGTGTCCCGCAGACTGGTCTACCAGTTCGTCAAACCCGTATGA
- the LOC122776948 gene encoding SAM pointed domain-containing Ets transcription factor-like isoform X2, with protein sequence MGSPGCEHTGCTTHSPLCFCYPHPNLREAWLDDTDDIKPPRSMLGLPELSWPGVYLPCYDRLVTEENPWVLGVPQTPASATPPSRTPEPSPPAPSQAQDSSSSEVEDRVEERCLEQVQTMVMGEVLKDVDTACKLLNITADPLDWSCVHVQKWLLWTEHLYRLPQISTMFHELTGRDLCSMAEADFRQRSLQFGDILYAHLDIWRSTVAMKERCPPEESKSTADDESWKDVMCHYPSQPIHLWQFLQELLLKPHNYSRCIRWLNKEKGIFKIEDSAHVARLWGIRKNRPAMNYDKLSRSIRQYYKKGIIRKPDVSRRLVYQFVKPV encoded by the exons ATGGGGAGTCCAGGTTGTGAACACACAGGTTGCACCACACACTCGCCTCTTTGCTTCTGTTACCCACATCCTAACCTGAGGGAAGCCTGGTTGGATGACACAGACGACATCAAACCGCCCCGCAGTATGTTGGGGCTCCCTGAGCTCAGCTGGCCGGGGGTTTACCTCCCCTGCTACGACCGATTAGTCACGGAGGAGAACCCCTGGGTGCTGGGAGTCCCACAGACCCCCGCGTCTGCCACCCCTCCCTCCAGGACTCCGGAGCCCAGCCCACCTGCACCCAGCCAAGCTCAGgattcttcctcctctgaagtGGAGGACCGGGTGGAGGAGCGCTGTCTGGAGCAAGTCCAGACCATGGTGATGGGAGAGGTGCTGAAAGACGTGGACACAGCCTGCAAGCTGCTCAACATCACAGCAG ATCCATTAGACTGGAGCTGTGTGCACGTGCAGAAGTGGCTGCTCTGGACTGAGCACCTGTATCGGCTGCCACAGATCAGCACAATGTTTCACGAGCTGACTGGGAGGGATCTGTGCTCCATGGCAGAAGCAGACTTCAGACAACGCTCCTTGCAATTTGGAGACATCCTCTATGCTCATCTGGACATCTGGAGATCAA ctgtAGCAATGAAGGAGCGCTGCCCACCAGAGGAGAGCAAATCTA CTGCAGATGATGAATCCTGGAAAGATGTGATGTGCCACTACCCCAGCCAGCCCATCCACCTGTGGCAGTTCCTTCAAGAGCTGCTCCTCAAACCACACAACTACAGCCGCTGCATCCGCTGGCTCAACAAAGAGAAAG GAATTTTCAAAATAGAAGACTCGGCTCACGTGGCCCGGCTATGGGGCATCAGAAAGAATCGTCCAGCTATGAACTATGACAAACTGAGTCGCTCTATACGCCAGTACTACAAAAAGGGAATCATTCGAAAGCCCGATGTGTCCCGCAGACTGGTCTACCAGTTCGTCAAACCCGTATGA